From the genome of Winogradskyella forsetii, one region includes:
- a CDS encoding glycosyltransferase family 117 protein: protein MTDFNFKKWNNILGWFVFAVAAVVYGLTIEPTVSFWDAGEYILTSSKLQVGHPPGAPLFQMFGAFFSMFALEPSQIGAIMNMMSGVASAFTILFMFWTITLLLVKLVKYHKDDSPSKAYAILGSALVGSLAFTFTDSFWFNAVETEVYAMATLIMAILFYLGLRWEKDMNKPRGNRWLILIAFVIGLSFGVHFMGLLTIPAIGLLYYFKNYKTITIKNFIIANIASAAILLFIFKLLLPSTLKLFGYLEVFFVNSIGLPFNSGTIITGLMVIGLFYFGLNYTRKKGMKHVNTLVLCLMFIFIGFSSWMMLPIRANAQVVINENDPSDARELLAYYNLEQYPETHLFYGPQFTEVYSGADKDEPFVDDKKNYERDEEAGKYVIINDWEKSRQNYNHEHASILPRMWSSEHAENYMMFTGLIDFKVDPNLQTRAYNEAMNAGLSEDQASQYAFGEKQQFDQLVNDFKMRVARGEIDYEDYNQFLRTYGQQYLIIEKPSFVDNIMYMFQYQFGYMYWRYFMWNFTGRQDDIQGKYTHKNGNWISGIPIVDKIHLGLSQDNLPTDVLENKSRNTYYFLPLLLGLVGFFFLMYSDLKRFWVLLVFFLLTGLAIQFYTNIRPFEPRERDYSVVGSFYVFAIWIGFGVYAIYDLLKSSIKTKFLAPAITLACIIIVPGVLAANNWDDHDRSGKYTTNAMARKYLESCAPNAILFTIGDNDTFPLWYLQEIEGVRTDVRVVNTSLFQTDWYIDQMKRKAYDSDPIPSQLTHNQYRGGTRDVIIRREITKDTIPIKDFMDFVSSDKPNTKFKYVVERQGEDPDQYPKHLLTSNYFPTRYISIPVNKEMVLKKGIVKPKDADKIVDNLYTEIGGSYLYKNRLLMLDIIANNNWERPIYFTGGAFGAEDYVWLKDYLQLDGMCYKLVPIKTPVDRANPYDMGRVDPDLMYDMVKNWEWGGSGEDLYYDIETRRNGITYRGNLARLIEQLINEEKLDKAEEIADIAMEKMPVDKFGFYSLLEPYVSAYYEIGNVEKGRQLYKEVAKKYQENLLYYSSLDLENQELMVGEDIYLDIQRYRALIDILVIYNDKEFALQETKTFNSYLSLFDKLMNRYNEGELPEVPEDADIQNMITDTIDNIIPAQ from the coding sequence ATGACAGATTTTAACTTTAAAAAGTGGAACAACATCTTAGGATGGTTTGTTTTTGCCGTAGCCGCTGTGGTTTATGGTCTTACCATTGAACCAACAGTTAGCTTTTGGGATGCTGGAGAATATATCCTTACCTCATCAAAATTACAGGTAGGACATCCACCTGGAGCCCCATTATTTCAAATGTTTGGAGCGTTTTTCTCCATGTTCGCCCTTGAGCCTTCACAAATTGGTGCTATTATGAATATGATGAGTGGTGTGGCAAGTGCATTTACCATTCTTTTTATGTTTTGGACCATTACTTTACTATTGGTAAAACTGGTAAAATATCACAAAGATGACAGTCCGAGTAAAGCTTATGCCATTTTAGGAAGTGCCTTAGTAGGTAGTTTGGCATTCACATTTACGGATAGCTTTTGGTTCAATGCTGTGGAAACCGAAGTGTATGCCATGGCAACCTTGATCATGGCGATTTTGTTTTATTTAGGTTTGCGTTGGGAAAAAGATATGAATAAGCCACGAGGTAACCGTTGGCTCATTTTAATTGCTTTTGTTATCGGTCTATCTTTTGGTGTTCACTTTATGGGCTTATTGACGATTCCTGCAATTGGTCTTCTTTATTATTTCAAGAATTATAAAACCATTACGATTAAGAACTTCATAATTGCGAATATTGCTTCGGCGGCAATTTTGTTATTCATATTCAAATTACTATTGCCTTCAACCTTAAAACTTTTTGGTTATTTGGAAGTGTTTTTTGTGAATTCCATTGGCTTACCATTTAATTCCGGTACTATTATTACAGGTTTAATGGTCATAGGTCTTTTCTATTTCGGATTGAATTACACCCGAAAAAAAGGCATGAAACATGTGAACACTTTAGTGCTTTGCCTGATGTTTATTTTTATTGGATTTTCGTCTTGGATGATGTTGCCTATTCGTGCGAATGCCCAAGTGGTCATCAATGAAAATGATCCTTCGGATGCAAGGGAACTTTTAGCGTATTACAACTTAGAGCAATATCCTGAAACCCATTTATTTTACGGTCCACAATTTACGGAAGTCTATTCTGGTGCTGATAAGGATGAACCATTTGTTGATGATAAAAAGAACTATGAGCGTGACGAGGAAGCTGGAAAATATGTCATTATTAACGATTGGGAAAAAAGCAGACAAAACTATAACCACGAACATGCTTCCATTCTTCCAAGAATGTGGAGTTCGGAGCATGCGGAAAACTATATGATGTTTACGGGTTTAATTGACTTTAAAGTTGACCCGAATTTACAAACCCGTGCGTATAACGAAGCGATGAATGCTGGATTATCTGAAGATCAAGCTAGTCAATATGCTTTTGGGGAAAAACAACAATTTGATCAGCTAGTTAATGATTTTAAAATGCGTGTGGCCAGAGGCGAAATTGATTATGAAGATTACAATCAGTTTTTAAGAACCTATGGTCAGCAGTATTTGATTATTGAGAAACCATCTTTTGTGGACAATATTATGTACATGTTCCAATACCAATTTGGCTACATGTATTGGCGTTATTTTATGTGGAATTTCACAGGAAGACAAGACGATATCCAAGGAAAATACACACACAAAAACGGTAATTGGATTTCTGGAATTCCTATTGTTGACAAAATCCATTTAGGCTTGTCACAGGATAATTTACCTACAGATGTTTTAGAAAATAAATCGAGAAACACTTATTATTTCTTGCCGTTATTACTAGGGTTAGTTGGTTTCTTTTTCTTAATGTATTCAGATTTGAAACGTTTTTGGGTACTTTTAGTATTCTTTTTACTGACAGGTTTAGCGATTCAATTTTATACCAATATTAGACCTTTTGAACCTAGGGAACGTGATTATTCTGTGGTCGGTTCATTCTATGTTTTTGCTATTTGGATTGGTTTTGGCGTTTATGCTATCTATGATCTTTTAAAATCCAGTATAAAAACAAAATTTTTAGCACCTGCAATCACATTGGCTTGTATAATTATTGTTCCTGGCGTTTTAGCAGCAAATAATTGGGACGATCATGATCGTTCTGGAAAGTACACTACAAATGCCATGGCTCGGAAGTATTTAGAATCTTGTGCGCCAAATGCCATTTTATTTACTATTGGTGATAATGATACGTTCCCACTTTGGTATTTACAGGAAATTGAAGGGGTTCGAACCGACGTGCGTGTGGTCAACACCAGTTTGTTTCAAACGGATTGGTACATTGACCAAATGAAACGAAAGGCTTATGATAGTGATCCTATTCCGTCGCAATTGACCCACAACCAATATCGCGGTGGCACAAGAGACGTGATAATTAGACGAGAAATCACTAAAGATACCATCCCAATCAAAGATTTTATGGATTTTGTTTCAAGTGATAAGCCAAATACGAAATTCAAATATGTGGTTGAAAGACAAGGCGAAGATCCCGATCAATATCCAAAGCACTTATTGACTTCAAACTATTTTCCTACCCGATATATTAGTATTCCAGTTAATAAGGAAATGGTTCTGAAAAAAGGAATTGTAAAACCTAAGGATGCCGATAAAATCGTGGACAATCTATATACTGAAATCGGTGGTAGTTATCTCTATAAAAACCGGCTTTTAATGTTAGATATTATCGCCAATAACAATTGGGAACGCCCAATTTATTTTACTGGAGGTGCTTTTGGAGCTGAAGATTATGTGTGGCTGAAAGACTATTTGCAACTCGATGGTATGTGTTATAAGCTTGTGCCAATTAAAACGCCAGTTGACAGAGCGAATCCTTACGATATGGGACGTGTAGATCCAGACCTGATGTACGATATGGTTAAGAACTGGGAGTGGGGCGGCAGCGGCGAAGATTTATATTACGATATTGAAACCCGACGCAACGGCATTACCTATAGAGGCAATTTAGCGCGCTTGATAGAACAACTCATCAATGAAGAAAAACTAGATAAAGCCGAAGAAATCGCAGATATTGCGATGGAAAAAATGCCTGTGGATAAGTTTGGTTTTTATTCCTTGCTAGAACCTTATGTGAGCGCCTATTACGAAATTGGAAATGTAGAAAAAGGACGTCAACTTTATAAGGAGGTTGCTAAAAAATATCAAGAAAACCTGTTGTATTATAGTAGTTTAGATTTAGAAAATCAGGAACTGATGGTTGGTGAGGATATTTATTTAGACATTCAACGCTACCGAGCTTTGATTGATATTTTAGTGATTTACAATGATAAAGAATTCGCCTTGCAGGAAACCAAAACCTTTAATAGTTATTTAAGCTTATTTGACAAGCTTATGAATCGCTACAATGAAGGCGAGTTACCTGAAGTCCCAGAGGATGCGGATATACAAAATATGATTACGGATACTATTGATAATATTATTCCGGCGCAATAA
- a CDS encoding polysaccharide deacetylase family protein: protein MKIIPAKTPDFVKTLFPNFIWNIDTKNKALYLTFDDGPTPEITDWVLQTLKDYDAKATFFCIGNNIEKHPEIFQNIIDEGHSIGNHTYNHLKGWKHTTTDYIKDVEKTQRHLNSKFQTLNSKTQDSQFDNLEFEDWNLKLFRPPYGKFKSKQSKQIQELDYKIVMWDVLSYDWDQSVSEEACLKNVTSVAKEGSIIVFHDSVKASRNLMYVLPKVLEYYSARGFVFKSLS from the coding sequence ATGAAAATTATTCCAGCTAAAACGCCAGACTTTGTAAAAACATTGTTCCCAAATTTTATCTGGAATATCGATACTAAGAACAAAGCACTTTACTTAACCTTTGATGATGGCCCAACACCTGAAATTACAGATTGGGTACTTCAAACCTTAAAAGACTATGATGCAAAAGCGACGTTCTTTTGTATTGGAAATAACATTGAAAAACATCCTGAGATTTTTCAGAATATTATAGATGAAGGGCATTCCATCGGAAATCATACTTATAACCATTTAAAAGGTTGGAAGCATACAACGACAGATTATATCAAAGATGTTGAGAAAACGCAACGCCATTTAAATTCCAAATTTCAAACACTAAATTCCAAAACTCAAGACTCTCAATTTGATAATTTGGAATTTGAAGATTGGAATTTGAAACTGTTCCGTCCACCTTATGGCAAATTCAAATCCAAACAAAGTAAGCAAATTCAAGAGTTAGATTATAAAATTGTGATGTGGGATGTTCTATCTTATGATTGGGATCAATCGGTAAGTGAAGAAGCCTGTCTAAAAAATGTGACTTCAGTAGCTAAAGAAGGAAGTATTATTGTGTTTCATGATAGCGTGAAGGCATCTCGAAACTTAATGTATGTTCTTCCTAAGGTTTTGGAATATTATAGCGCAAGAGGGTTTGTGTTCAAAAGTTTGAGTTGA
- a CDS encoding thioredoxin family protein, which produces MSKFGELIDVDIPVLLDFYTEQDDQSKAMHPVLRDVAAALGDKAKVIKIDVDKNRELAEALRVKALPTLIIYKSGEMKWRHSGEQDANVLIGIIQEYV; this is translated from the coding sequence ATGTCAAAATTTGGGGAATTAATTGATGTTGATATTCCGGTATTATTGGATTTCTACACCGAACAAGATGATCAATCAAAAGCCATGCATCCTGTACTAAGGGATGTTGCTGCCGCACTAGGCGATAAAGCCAAAGTTATTAAGATTGACGTGGATAAAAATAGAGAACTTGCAGAAGCTTTGCGTGTTAAAGCCTTACCGACCTTAATTATTTACAAAAGCGGCGAAATGAAATGGCGTCATAGTGGCGAACAGGACGCCAATGTTTTGATTGGTATTATTCAGGAGTATGTCTAA
- a CDS encoding metallophosphoesterase — protein sequence MLRWIILIILIFTLDFYAFQVVRTLTKSYWIYLIYWLLSILVVVNFMYYYYNFIRGESFTHGHGYAVAFLFTLFVPKAFLVLFMFGEDLVRMGSYLIQKFSNDTAHFSGRRQFVSKLALGVAAIPLASFIYGITKGKYNFQVLKHTLYFDDLPAAFDGYKITQISDIHSGSLESKEEIAYGVELVNKQESDLILFTGDIVNSKAEEMIGWLSVFDKFKAKDGKFSILGNHDYGYYAYGGDVELNKSNQIQMEEVHKRIGFDLLLNDSRRIEKNGEYINILGVENWGASRHFPKRGSLREATKNINDGEFNILMSHDPSHFDYSEMELNREDINNHDIVVDEPNIINFEKQIQLTLAGHTHGMQFGIELPALGIKWSPVKYRYPKWAGMYKNAHKYLHVNRGFGYLAFPGRIGIWPEITVIELKRGKKSA from the coding sequence ATGCTGCGTTGGATTATCTTAATCATCCTCATTTTTACTCTAGATTTCTACGCCTTTCAGGTGGTAAGAACGTTGACTAAAAGTTATTGGATTTATCTTATCTATTGGTTGTTATCCATTTTGGTGGTAGTAAACTTTATGTATTACTATTATAATTTCATCAGAGGCGAAAGTTTTACTCATGGTCACGGTTATGCGGTGGCGTTTTTATTTACGCTATTTGTGCCGAAGGCATTTTTAGTGCTATTTATGTTTGGGGAAGATTTAGTAAGAATGGGGTCTTATTTGATTCAAAAATTTTCCAATGATACCGCACATTTTAGCGGCAGACGCCAGTTTGTTTCAAAATTGGCTCTTGGTGTGGCGGCCATTCCATTAGCTTCTTTTATTTATGGAATTACCAAAGGAAAATATAATTTTCAGGTGTTGAAACATACCTTGTATTTCGATGATCTACCTGCTGCTTTCGATGGTTATAAAATTACCCAAATAAGCGATATCCATTCCGGAAGTTTGGAAAGCAAAGAGGAGATTGCTTATGGTGTGGAACTGGTCAATAAGCAAGAAAGTGACCTCATATTATTTACGGGAGATATTGTAAATAGTAAAGCTGAGGAAATGATAGGCTGGCTTTCTGTGTTTGATAAATTTAAGGCCAAAGACGGCAAATTCTCCATATTAGGAAATCACGATTATGGTTATTATGCATATGGAGGCGATGTAGAGCTCAATAAAAGCAATCAAATTCAAATGGAAGAGGTACATAAACGTATTGGGTTTGATTTATTGCTGAACGACAGCCGACGCATTGAAAAAAATGGCGAATACATCAATATTCTAGGTGTCGAAAATTGGGGCGCATCACGTCATTTTCCAAAACGAGGGAGTCTTAGGGAAGCGACGAAAAACATCAACGATGGCGAATTCAACATTTTAATGAGTCACGATCCTTCACATTTTGATTATAGCGAAATGGAACTCAACAGGGAAGATATCAATAATCATGATATTGTGGTCGATGAACCTAACATCATCAATTTTGAAAAGCAGATTCAATTAACACTTGCTGGTCATACTCATGGTATGCAATTTGGAATCGAATTACCAGCATTGGGAATTAAATGGAGCCCCGTAAAATACCGTTACCCCAAATGGGCTGGTATGTACAAAAATGCCCATAAATATTTACATGTCAATAGAGGTTTTGGTTATTTGGCTTTTCCAGGACGTATAGGAATATGGCCAGAAATTACCGTAATTGAACTCAAAAGAGGCAAGAAAAGTGCTTAA
- a CDS encoding tetratricopeptide repeat-containing sensor histidine kinase, with the protein MKHFYLIFLLCFHFLLQSQTNSDQQKIIDSLINIVDTYDDNYEKIRTLTSNAGQFRYSKDSRVLIDKAIHISQTRNNAKLLANSYYSLGNFFYYNSQLDSAEVYLDKSLSYVNDETMPFLRASNLMTKSGVYRKKGNIPLAHATMLNSKRALDKIDTLKLDETQQRKFKGESLVLNNALANYYNQVGEFDKAAHYYDNAYKASLSLQSYVNAGIIISNKGDMILSQGHFQKALEHFEEGKILKEKGNAPRRFIMSSILNIGNAYSKLKRYDNALKNLNEAHKYYEENGMTENLTIAKNYLGNLYMETGKYDLAIENCKNGKVLALTAGNLELIADACDCLYKAFQAIGEYNKALDNYQLLTKTNDSIFNENNIKKQTQQEMQYEFNKTQELNAIELEAKEKQSKLYSYLASSGLLLVLVLGFFSYRNKKQSMKLAKQKSLLEATVDEKNVLLKETHHRVKNSFQIVSSLLYLQSESVEDKEAKIAIKEAENRVRSMVLIHQRLYNKDELIGINTKDYFIDLVRDIIESHQFKTEPIPYQLNVENLVLDIETTTPIGLILNELIVNSLKHAFDEVTSESRITISFYKENENLILKVTDNGKGFEGDIKSSSFGITLMKALSKKLKASLNYNSELNKGTEATLIIKKYKLL; encoded by the coding sequence TTGAAACACTTTTATCTCATTTTCTTGTTATGTTTTCATTTCCTATTACAATCGCAAACAAATTCCGATCAACAAAAAATTATTGATTCCTTAATTAATATTGTGGATACCTATGATGATAATTATGAAAAAATAAGAACGCTCACAAGCAATGCTGGTCAGTTTCGGTATTCTAAAGATTCACGAGTTTTAATAGATAAAGCTATCCATATTTCCCAAACCCGCAACAATGCCAAACTACTTGCCAATTCATACTATTCCTTAGGTAATTTTTTCTACTATAATAGCCAATTGGATTCCGCTGAAGTTTACTTGGACAAATCTCTTTCTTATGTAAACGACGAGACGATGCCTTTTTTAAGAGCGTCAAACTTAATGACTAAAAGTGGTGTTTACAGAAAAAAAGGGAATATTCCATTGGCACATGCAACCATGTTGAATTCAAAGCGTGCTTTAGATAAAATTGATACTTTAAAATTAGACGAAACACAGCAACGGAAATTTAAAGGCGAAAGCCTGGTACTAAATAACGCTTTGGCCAATTACTATAACCAAGTGGGAGAATTTGACAAAGCCGCTCACTATTATGATAATGCTTACAAAGCATCATTAAGTCTGCAATCTTATGTAAATGCCGGAATTATTATCTCTAATAAAGGCGACATGATATTAAGTCAAGGGCACTTTCAAAAAGCACTAGAACATTTTGAAGAAGGAAAAATACTTAAGGAAAAAGGAAATGCTCCGAGGCGATTTATTATGAGTTCCATCTTAAATATTGGAAATGCCTATTCAAAATTGAAAAGATATGATAACGCCTTAAAAAACTTAAATGAAGCCCATAAGTATTATGAAGAAAATGGTATGACCGAAAATTTAACTATTGCAAAAAATTATCTTGGTAATCTATATATGGAAACAGGGAAATATGATTTAGCTATTGAGAACTGCAAAAACGGGAAAGTACTAGCCTTAACAGCAGGAAACCTTGAGTTAATTGCCGATGCTTGTGACTGCTTATATAAAGCATTCCAAGCCATTGGTGAATATAATAAAGCCTTAGACAATTATCAATTATTGACCAAGACAAACGATTCTATTTTTAATGAAAACAACATTAAAAAACAGACGCAGCAAGAAATGCAATATGAATTTAACAAAACTCAAGAACTCAATGCCATTGAACTAGAAGCTAAAGAAAAGCAAAGTAAACTGTATTCTTATCTAGCAAGTTCTGGCTTACTTTTAGTTTTAGTTTTAGGGTTTTTCTCTTACAGAAATAAAAAACAAAGCATGAAACTAGCTAAACAAAAGTCTTTGTTAGAAGCAACGGTTGATGAAAAAAACGTGTTACTAAAAGAAACACACCATCGTGTAAAAAATAGTTTTCAAATTGTATCTAGTTTACTGTATTTACAATCTGAAAGTGTTGAGGACAAAGAAGCTAAAATTGCCATAAAAGAAGCAGAAAACAGAGTGCGTTCCATGGTATTGATTCATCAAAGACTGTATAACAAAGATGAGTTGATTGGAATTAACACCAAAGATTATTTCATTGATTTGGTTCGAGATATTATTGAGAGTCATCAGTTTAAAACAGAACCAATACCATACCAACTGAACGTAGAAAATTTAGTCTTAGATATTGAAACTACTACTCCCATTGGTTTAATTTTAAATGAGCTCATCGTAAATTCATTAAAACATGCATTTGATGAGGTGACTTCAGAAAGTAGAATAACGATTTCCTTTTATAAGGAAAACGAAAACCTTATATTAAAGGTCACTGATAATGGAAAAGGGTTTGAAGGCGACATAAAAAGCAGCTCTTTTGGTATTACTTTAATGAAAGCATTATCTAAAAAGCTCAAGGCTTCACTAAATTATAATTCAGAATTGAACAAAGGTACAGAGGCCACATTAATTATTAAAAAGTATAAATTACTCTAA
- a CDS encoding LytR/AlgR family response regulator transcription factor — MKSLNIFIVEDEPLIVSTIEVALRKQGFLAIGDAEDYTTALRDIELLKPDLTLIDIQLSGNKDGVDLATELDKKNLPYLFLSSQTDPNTIERVKHTNPLGYIVKPFTETGLRTNIELAWHSYNASKQHFLTIKHEGRLHRLNQNSIQYLKAFDNYCYVITKTETYLVPHTLKHISEQLQGHDFVKSHRSYIVNLKHILSVDKNSLSLSSERIPVSASQKSLVISRLKSI; from the coding sequence TTGAAATCCCTAAATATCTTTATCGTTGAAGACGAGCCTTTAATTGTTTCTACCATTGAAGTGGCTTTGCGCAAACAAGGTTTTTTAGCCATAGGAGATGCAGAAGATTATACTACAGCACTTAGGGATATTGAATTACTAAAACCAGATTTAACTCTCATTGATATTCAATTGTCTGGTAATAAAGATGGCGTGGATTTAGCAACTGAACTCGATAAAAAAAACTTACCTTATCTATTTCTTTCATCTCAAACAGATCCTAATACCATTGAACGTGTAAAACACACCAATCCGTTAGGCTATATTGTAAAGCCATTTACTGAAACAGGTTTACGCACCAACATTGAGTTAGCCTGGCACAGTTATAATGCATCCAAGCAGCATTTTTTAACCATAAAACACGAAGGCAGACTACATCGCTTAAATCAAAATTCTATACAATATTTAAAAGCCTTCGATAACTATTGTTATGTCATAACTAAAACTGAAACCTACTTGGTACCGCACACACTTAAGCACATTTCCGAACAATTACAAGGCCATGACTTTGTGAAATCTCATCGTTCATACATTGTGAATTTAAAACATATTCTTAGCGTTGATAAAAATTCGCTATCCCTGAGCAGTGAGCGTATTCCTGTAAGTGCTTCCCAAAAAAGTTTAGTGATCAGTAGGCTAAAAAGCATATAG